Part of the bacterium genome, GGCAAGCATCGATCCCGGGGCCGAGCTGGGAGGCGGGGTGCGGGTCGGCCCCTACGCCGTGATCGCGAACCACACGCACATCGGACCCGGGACCTGGATCGGCCCGCACGCCGTCATCGAAGAATGGACGACGCTCGGGCGGGAGTGCCGGGTCTCTCCCTGCGCGGTGTTGGGGGGGGTACCGCAAGACCGGCATTTCCAGGGGGAGCGGAGCTACCTTCGGATCGGTGACCGGGTGACGGTGCGCGAGTACGTAAGCGTCAGCCGGGCTACCGGCGAGGATGCCGAGACCGTGATCGGGGACGACACACAGATGCTGGCGTACGCGCACGTGGGGCACAACTCCCGGATCGGGAAGAGTGTCATCATCACCAACGCGACCCAGATATCCGGCCATGTGCTCATCGAGGACCGCGCGGTGTTCGGCGGGCTCGTCGGGGTGGCCCAGTTCTACCGCATCGGCACGATGGCGATGGTGAGTGGCTGTACCGCCATCCGCAAGGACGTGCCCCCCTACATGCTCGTCGAGGGCGATCCCCTGCGGATCGTGACGATCAACCGCGTCGGCCTCACACGGGGGGGGGTGCCGCCGGAGATCCAGCTCAAGCTCCGGCGCGCCCACCGGCTGCTCGTCCGGTCCAGGCTCGACGTCTCACATGCCCTGGAACGGATCGAGGAGGAGTTGCGGGATTGCGATGAGGTGCGGCATCTCGTGACGTTCATCCGCGAAAGCCAGGCGCGGGGGATGGGGATCGGACGGTGACGGGCGCCGAGGCCCCGGTTGGCCTGATCGCCGGTCGGGGCGCGCTCCCGATCGCCCTCGTGGAAGAGGCGCACCGGCAGGGTCGCCGCGTGGTGTGCGTGGACTTCTTTGAGGCCGATCAACACCTCCAACAAGTCGCCGACGCGTATTATGCCGTGTCGCTTGGGGACTTTGGCGGGATCATCCAGGCCTTCCGGCGCAACGGTGTGCGCGAGGTGTTCCTCGCGGGAAAGGTCGACAAGCTCCCCGGACTGCGCAATGCCCAACTCGACGCGTATGGGGAGTTGTTGGTCCGCCGCACTCGTGATCACCGGGACACGAGCCTCGTCGGCGCGTTCCTGGCGTTCATGCGCACCTCGGGGTTCGAGGTCGGCCATCAGGAGCGGTACTTACGCCACCTGGTCCCGGAGCCGGGGGTGCTAAGCTGGCGCGCTCCGTCCGAGGCGGAGGCGGCCGACATCCGGGCCGGGTTCCGGTACGCCTCGAACATCGCCGCGCTCGACATCGGCCAGGCGGTGGCCGTCCGCAACGGGGCGGTGGTCGCCGTCGAGGCCGCGGAAGGCACCGACGAGATGATCCGGCGCGCCGGGACCCTGGCCGCTGGCGTTGTGGTCGTCAAGGTGAGCCGTCCCCAACAGGATCCCCGGTATGACATGCCCGTCATGGGCCCACAAACGGTGCACGCCCTCGCCGCCGCAAAAGGGACGGCGCTTGCCGTCGAGGCCGGCCGTACCTTTCTCCTGGAACGGGATCAAGTCGTCGCCGCGGCCGCGGAGTCCGACATCGCCATCGTCGCCGCGACCGCAGGGACCGCGATCCCGTAGCGCGTGATCAGCGCTCCCCCCCGCCTTCTGATCATCGCGGGTGAGGTATCGGGAGACCATCACGGGGCCCTCCTGGCCGCGGCGCTGCGCCGGCGGCGCCCGGATCTCGCGATCGCCGGCGCCGGTGGCCCCGAGATGGCGGCCGCCGGCGTCGACATCCTGATCGAGAGCCTTCGCTGGGGGGTCTTTGGATACGTCGAGGCGTACGTGCGCCTTCCCCTCTTCGCCGTGCGGTTCTGGACCCTCGTTCGCCTGATCGACCGCTACAGGCCTGATCTGCTCGTGCTGGTGGATTTCGCGGGGATGAACCGGGAGTTGGTCGCGCACTTCTCCGGGCGTGTCCCGATGGTGTACTTCGCTCCTCCGCTGACGACCTTTCGTCGGGGCGCCTCAGCAGCACGGATGGCCCGGGCGGCCGTGCGACTGCTGACGGTGCTGCCGTTTGAGGCCGAGACGTACCGGCGCGCCGGCGCGGACGCCGTCTTCGTCGGCGATCCGACGGTGGACGCCGTGGCTGCCGCAGCGGCGCCTGCTGAGCAGCTCCGGGTAGAGTGGGCGATCCCCCCCGGACCGGTCATCGGCCTCCTGCCGGGGAGCCGCATCGGGGAGATCCGGCGTCTGTTGCCTCCCATGCTCGATGCCGCCCGGAACATGCGCGGTGACCGGGCGGTCCATTACCTTGTGCCGGTCGCCGCGCCGTTTCTCCGGCCGGAGATTGCGCGCGCGGTTGCCACGGTCAATACGCCGATCCGCCTTGTCGACGGACGCGCCGTCGACGTCATGCGCGTGGCAGACATCATCGCGGTGGCGTCGGGGACGGCGACGGCGGAAGCGGCGTGCGTCGGCGTCCCGATGGTGGTCGTGTATCGACTCTCCCGCTTGACCTCATGGATCGCGCGCAGGTTCGTGGCCACTCCCGCGTTTTACGAGATCGGGTTCTCGATCCCGAACATCGTCATGGGGCGGCGGATCGTCCCTGAATTGCTGAATGAAGAGGTGACGGGGTCCCGCATCCTGGCGGAGGTGGATCGATTGCTGACGGATTCCAGCGCCCGTACCCGGATGGGGCTCGATCTCGCCGAGGTCAGGCGGCGCCTCGGACCACCCGGGGCGTTGGATCGCGCCGCCGAAGAGACCCTCCGCGTGCTGGACAGGTCCCGGCAGGTCACGCTACGATAGGGCCATGGCCGTGCAGACAATGTGGTCCGCGGTGCGGAGATTCCTCTTCTGGGCCATCCCGGTGATCCTCGTGGCCACACTCGTCTGGACGTTCCTCCCCCGCGGACGCTCGGCCCCCTCGGCGTCCTCG contains:
- the lpxI gene encoding UDP-2,3-diacylglucosamine diphosphatase LpxI (LpxI, functionally equivalent to LpxH, replaces it in LPS biosynthesis in a minority of bacteria.); the encoded protein is MTGAEAPVGLIAGRGALPIALVEEAHRQGRRVVCVDFFEADQHLQQVADAYYAVSLGDFGGIIQAFRRNGVREVFLAGKVDKLPGLRNAQLDAYGELLVRRTRDHRDTSLVGAFLAFMRTSGFEVGHQERYLRHLVPEPGVLSWRAPSEAEAADIRAGFRYASNIAALDIGQAVAVRNGAVVAVEAAEGTDEMIRRAGTLAAGVVVVKVSRPQQDPRYDMPVMGPQTVHALAAAKGTALAVEAGRTFLLERDQVVAAAAESDIAIVAATAGTAIP
- the lpxA gene encoding acyl-ACP--UDP-N-acetylglucosamine O-acyltransferase, whose protein sequence is MTQTNRRSAVEDAVSALVHPTASIDPGAELGGGVRVGPYAVIANHTHIGPGTWIGPHAVIEEWTTLGRECRVSPCAVLGGVPQDRHFQGERSYLRIGDRVTVREYVSVSRATGEDAETVIGDDTQMLAYAHVGHNSRIGKSVIITNATQISGHVLIEDRAVFGGLVGVAQFYRIGTMAMVSGCTAIRKDVPPYMLVEGDPLRIVTINRVGLTRGGVPPEIQLKLRRAHRLLVRSRLDVSHALERIEEELRDCDEVRHLVTFIRESQARGMGIGR
- the lpxB gene encoding lipid-A-disaccharide synthase, giving the protein MISAPPRLLIIAGEVSGDHHGALLAAALRRRRPDLAIAGAGGPEMAAAGVDILIESLRWGVFGYVEAYVRLPLFAVRFWTLVRLIDRYRPDLLVLVDFAGMNRELVAHFSGRVPMVYFAPPLTTFRRGASAARMARAAVRLLTVLPFEAETYRRAGADAVFVGDPTVDAVAAAAAPAEQLRVEWAIPPGPVIGLLPGSRIGEIRRLLPPMLDAARNMRGDRAVHYLVPVAAPFLRPEIARAVATVNTPIRLVDGRAVDVMRVADIIAVASGTATAEAACVGVPMVVVYRLSRLTSWIARRFVATPAFYEIGFSIPNIVMGRRIVPELLNEEVTGSRILAEVDRLLTDSSARTRMGLDLAEVRRRLGPPGALDRAAEETLRVLDRSRQVTLR